TCCCCCAGGATCGTATGAACGCCATGGCTGAAAGTCACATTGGCATTTGTGAGCGCAATTGTTTCGCCATAACGCTTTTCAAGGTTTTCGACCTGTAGTGACATGACCGGAGCGTGCGTGATGTTGGGCAGCCCCGCTTCGGCAAGCAGTCTGTGTATGCTGGATGTGCCCAGCGAGGGATGCTCAGAGTCTGGCATAATGAAATGACTTTCTGCATGCGATAAGCGAAGGTCATTGCCAATGGTTTGGGCCAATTGACTTTGGCAATGACGTTATTCAGCGCGTCGTCCTGCAAACCTTACTTGGAGCAGGAAGCTGGAACTTTCGCGAAGTCATAAAGTGCGGTGGCGCTTCCGTTCGAGAAGTAGCCATTAAGCAGTTCTTCCGGGAATGGATCCTGCGGCGGTATCGGGAAGATGGCTGCGGAATCCGGCTTCATGCAGTCCTTGTACCAATTTGGAAGGTCGGCCTGCGTCACAAGTGGCATCGGAGCGATGATCGTATTGACGAGCGGGTTTTGGCCTTCAAGAACCCGTAATGCGACGCGGAAAGCGTTCTGCGCTGCAACATGCGGTGATACTTCACCGCCATAGAACTTGAACGTGTCCTGATTGGCATTCCAGTAGCCAAGTGCATCGCCAGAAATGGAAGCGGCAATCAAGGGAAGTGGACGACCTGCCTGCTGGAAGGCTTCCGCAATAAAGCGTGCTTCGCTGCCCGTCGACCAGACTGCATCAATCTGCTGCGGTGTGGTGGCAAGTGCCTGAAGCACTGCGGATTTCGTTGTCGTGCCGGTCCATTCGCCGCTCACTTTACGGGCAATCTTGAGATTGCCGGACTCTTCAACGGCTTTTTCAAGTCCGGCATTTTCCTGCTGTACAAGCGGATGACCGGAGATGCCCTCAACCTGAAGAACTGTGCCGCCATCTTTGAGCACTTCCGCAATGCCTTTGCCCATCTGGTAGCCCCAGAGGTTTTGGTTGTGCATGACATTGATGGCATTCGGCGTCATTACGGAACCAGCGGACGTTATAACCGGAATGCCAGCCTTATAGGCATCGTCAATCACTGCATTGAGTGCGGTGGAAGAACCGGCAATCGTCGTGATGACATTGCAGCCCTGCTCGATGAAGGCGCGAATTTGCGAAATCTGCTGTGTGGCATCGCCATTGGAGTCTGAAACAACATATTCAGACACATCGCCTGCAGCGATAGCCCCATCCACAAGGCGCTTGAGTTCGTCATTGAAAGTTACACGCCACGGATTGCCCATATAGGACTCCGAATGGCACCAGCGCCACGGCTTCGCGGGCGCCTTGAAATCACCATAAGCAGAAGGGCCAACTTCAACCACATCGGTATAAAGTGCCTGAATTTCAGTTGGCAGGGTGCCGAGCAGTGCCGCGCGGTCCTGATTTTGCGCACTCGCGCTCAGCGCAGACGCCGACAAAATAGCGAGTGTGAGTGCCTTCAAACCTAGGCCTGAGCGAATTCTGGTCATGTGTTCTCCTCCAGCGTGAACCTCCCGTTCACTTGTAAAAACTTTATTCACATATGCGCCATCACGTCAATTGAAAAATGTTAGCGCTAAAACATCTTGTGGCACTATCGCATAAATCATGAAGATATGAATATAAAAATGTTAGCGCTCACTCTAGACAAAACAAAAATATTGGATAGGTTCTGACGCAAATGGATTTGAGCAGGGAGTGGAGCTGCCATGGGTGTTTTATCAGGCTATCGTGTGCTGGATTGTTCAATTGCGATGGCGGGGCCATTTGCAGCGCAGCGTTTGGGTGATCTTGGTGCCGATGTGGTGAAGGTTGAGCCGACGACGGGCGAATGGCAGCGCCATGTGGCGGCGGGCGGTGCCGAAGGCAACCGCGTTAATGTCTCTTTCCTGTCGCTTAACCGTAACAAGCGGTCGCTCGCGGTCGATCTGAAATCACCAGACGGCAAACAGGTGCTTCTTGACCTTGTGAAAACCGCCGATGTGTTTTTGCAAAACTATCGTCCGGGCGTCGCAAAGCGTCTTGGCGTCGATTACGAGTCGCTTTCCAAGATCAATCCAAAGCTGATCTATGTTTCGATCTCTGGCTATGGCGAAGATGGTCCTTATGTCCATCGTCCGGGGCAGGATCTCGTTTTACAAGGTATGTCGGGCGCTATGCTTTCGGCAGGCCGTGAGGGCGAGCCGCCAACCGCCGCCGGGCAATATCTGGTGGATGCCATCACCGCTTATACTGCGTTTGAAGGCGCGCTTGCAGCACTTCTCCATCGTGAGCGTACGGGTGAGGGGCAGTTGGTGCAGGTCAATATGCTCGATGCGATCACCACCATTCAGATGCAGGAGCTTTCGGTTTTCACCGTCGGTGGCAAGCCGCAAACCCGTTCGGCAGAGCCACATGCCCATGTCTATATCCGGGCGCCTTACGGTGCTTTTGCAACCTCTGACGGCTTTATCATCGTCGCTTTTCCGAAGCTGAAAACGCTGGGTGAAGTGATTGGCGAAGATAGTTTCCTCATCATGAATGATGAGGTTGATACTTGGGCGCGTCGCGATGAAATCTTTGCCAAGACACGCGATAAGCTGAAAACGAAAACCTCTGCCGAATGGCTGGAGCTTCTTCGCGCAGCCGATATCTGGTGCGGCCCAGTCTATGGCTATGCCGATCTCGTGGACGACGAGCAGATCAAGCATAACGGCACCTTTGTCGAGTATGAGCATCCGACAGAGGGCAAGGTAAAAACGCCGGGCTTCCCGATCCGCTTTTCCAAGACGCCATCGACAGTGGACCGTGGGGCACCCGTAACCGGGCAGGATACGCGAGATGTGCTGGCCGAAGCCGGATATGCGGCAGACAAGATTGAAGCACTTGAGAAATCTGGCGCTATCGTGTCGGGGAATATCTGAAATGCAGGTGATTAAAGCTCTCACCTGGGATCATCCGCGCGGCTATAATGCATTGGCGGCGGCATCAAAATTGCCGGATGTTATTGCTGCCGGTCTGGACATCCATTGGGACAAGCAGCCGCTAGAAGGTTTTGAATCCCACCCGATTGCTGATCTCTGCGCCCGCTATGATCTCGTGGTTCTCGATCATCCGCATGTGGGCGAGGCAATATCTGGCGATTGTCTGCTTTCGCTTGAAGACGTGTTTGGCGCTGAAACGGTTGCTGAGCTTGCCAAGGCCAGTATCGGTCCGTCATTAACGAGCTATCGCTTTGCGGGTAAGCACTGGGCGTTGCCGCTTGATGCTGCAACGCAGGTTATGGCTCTTCGTCCTGATCTCTCAGACGGTGTGCCTGTCACTTGGGATGAGGTGCTTCGCCTGTCGCAGCAAAGCGGCAAAGTCGCGCTTTCGCTTGCTGGCCCACACGCCTGCCTGTCATTTCTGTCTATCGCGGCAGCTTTTGGCGAGCCTCCTGCCGAAAAAGACCCGAACATACTGGTTTCAGAAAATGTGGGGCAGCACGTCTATGATCTGATGGCAGAACTTGCGGCACGAAGCCCGGCATCTGTTCGGCAAAGGAACCCTATCGGTATATTGGGCCATATGGCCGAGTATGACGATGTTGCATTGTGCCCGCTGGTCTATGGTTATGTGAATTATGCTGCGCCGCAAAGTGGAAAGCCTGTCGCGTTTCATAATGCGCCACGCGCAGCCAATGGCGGTCTTCCGGGCTCGACATTGGGCGGCACGGGCATTGGTGTTTCGCGCCGTGCTCATATCACCTCCGCGCTCAAAACGCATCTCTTGTGGCTAATGAGCAGTGAAGCCCAATCTGGGTTCATTCCCGATCATGAAGGCCAGCCATCGCGACGCGACGCCTGGCATGATGAGCGGGTGAACCGGCGATGGGGCAATTTTTATCGTAACACCGCGGACACTTTGGAGCAGGCTTATGTGCGCCCACGCCATGATGGCTACATCGCCTTTCAGGGCATAGCTTCGGCGCTTTTGGGGGCGGCCTTTGATGAACGCCGCCCGGCATCGGCAGTGTTGAATGAGCTGCAAATTCTCTACGCCGCTTCGCGCGTACATGACGGTGAAAGGTAGTTTTCCATGACTGAAGACATCAACTTCGAAATCGACGGCGCAGTTGCCGTCATCACCTTGAACCGTCCGCAGAAACTCAATGCCGTGACGCCGGAAATGGCTGATGCCATCGTTGCAGCTGTGACCGAATGCAACGATAGCGACACGATCCGTTGCGTTATTCTGACGGGCGCTGGAGAACGTGCATTCTGTGCGGGCTCGGATATTCGCGAACTCGATACCTATGAGACACCTTGGCAGTTCCGCAATCGGCCGGATTACTGCGATGCATTTCGTGCGCTTCTCAAGCCGTCGATTGCAGCTGTCAATGGCTATGCTTTTGGTGGCGGGCTCGAAACTGCGATGTCCTGCGATATCCGTATTGCTTCTGATAATGCGCAATTCGCGGCACCCGAGATCAAGCTCGGCTGGATCGGTGGTGGAGGGATGGCTGCCCATCTGGCGCATTCCATAGGCGCATCCAACGCAGCACTGATGATTATGACAGGCGACCCGATTCCCGCCGAGAAGGCAGAGCGCTGGGGGCTGGTGAGTGAAGTCGTGCCGCTGGCTGATCTGCTCACGCGGGCGCGCGAAATTGCGAGTGTGATCGCATCGCGTGCACCGATTGCCGCCGAAACCGCGAAGCTCAACCTCAAAGCTTCTGTCTCGATGCCGCTTGAAAAAGCCATCGAATATGAGCGCGATCTGCAAACCATCTGCTTTGCAACTGCTGATGCGCAGGAGGGGCGAGCGGCGTTCAAGGAGAAAAGAGCGCCGGTTTTCAAGCGGCGCTAACAAAGGCCGGGGGGACTTTATATACGTCAAATCGAGGGAGAGGGATTTTGACAATCGAAACTATGAGCAAGCAGCAGGCGCTTGGCAGTACGATTTTTGCCAGCACCATCGGCACCGTCGTTGAATGGTATGACTTCATTCTTTACGCGATGGCTGCAGCGCTGATCCTCAATCATCTGTTCTTTCCGCAATTCGATCCGACTACCGGTATCATTGCGTCTTTTGCGACCTATACGGTCAGCTTCTTGGTGCGTCCGCTGGGCGGCATCGTCTTCGGCTGAATGGGCGACCGCATCGGTCCTAAACCGGGGCTTTGTCGCAAAATTTTTAGATCTGTCGCGTTATGTGTCGGTCATTACGGATGCTGTTGTGAGGTGCGCAGAATGTCGATCCGCGCGCCAGTGAACGATAACGCCATCAAAGCAGACTTTATACCGGAAGCCAGCATCATAGCTCGTTGCGATCCAAAATCACACTCGATGCTGGCTCACCGGAAAAAGCACCCCTTCTCTGATGCTCTCGGCGCAGCGCCCATGGCTTATGACGGCACGATATTTATCGTTCATCCACACCCCGTCCGGCGATGAAAGACACGTGTTTCGTTACGTGCCAATTAACAACGTCGAGTTAAAATTTTGACAGAGATAATTAATTGTTCAATAAGATTCACTGTGCCAAGTTTAAGGGCTCCAAACGTAGCATATACAGGACTATAATGAAGACTTTAGTATCTACTCTCGTATTATTCGCTTCATTGACATCTACGTGTCTTGCGGAGCGCAGACCTACGATTCTTGATCTCGCCGAGCAGGGTTATGAAATAAAGACCGCAACAGGAAATTATGTTTTCCTGCAAAAGGAAGAAAAGATCTATATGTGTTCATTTCTTCAGGTAAGTGAATATAACGTTGCTTCAGGAGAGATCGATGCTATCAAGTTTGATTGTGCCGCGGTCAAATGAGAAAGACAGTTCCTGCAAGCCGGAAAGCCTCAGATTTTTCGTTGACGTTCGACTTTGAGGTGCTTGTTGAATGAAGATTCTGATATTGATGCTCGGGCTTATTCAGGTGGTGATCGGCTTAATTTTCATCGTTGAAGCGAATTCGGTTCAAAGGTTGATGCTGGGCACACTGTCCTTCGGGTTTGGCTCAATTTGTTGTGGTATCGCGGTTATTATAGGCCGTCTCGATGCGCTTCGCACAAGTTTCAAGCGTCCCCTCGAATAGCCTGGAATCAGCAACATTTCTGTCCGCAGAAGTATGTCGGTAGCGGCGTTTTGATCGAGTCCTCGAAAAGGGTCGGATTGTTAACCTCTGCATAAGGTTCCGGCAGGGTTGCATATCGCGCGTGTGAGAGCGCATTCCAAAAAATGTGAAAATATTTTAGGAAAAAATATATGTTAAAACAGAATCTTAGAGAGATTATCGCATTCAATCATAACGAAGTTTTCTCCAACGGGGAAAGGCAATCCTATGAATGACGATGATACTATTCTGGCTTCAGTCTACACAAGATGGCACCAACTTGCGGTGCCTTTTTCTCTCATAACAAGTGCCGCATGCTTCCTTTTTGTTACTTTAAATCGTGGACCAATTATCCTTGCGGGTGTTCTTGCACTGGTTGCATTGGTGGTGCCGCCGCTCATTGCATTCAAGGCCTTTCCGACGCGCAATCGGATCAAAGTCATGCCGGATGGTTTGCAATTTTCGCGTCGCGCACCCATTGCTTTTGCTGAACTCAGTGGCTGGGGTACCGACGATTTCCTGAAACTGGTGCGTCCAGGCTATCCGACATTGCTTGTAAGCCCGCTTGACGTGCCCGGCCGTGAGCGCCTGTTGCGCGAATTCAAGACGGCACTTGACGACTGGCAGCAAAGACATCCCGAGCGACGTGCCGCCGCCAAATCGCATTTTTATGGCACTGTGAGGGCTCGGCTGATTGGCATGCTTATTTGCATATTGGGCGCTGGAATTTCTATTATGGCGTTAAATATGCATTCCCCATCTATAGAACTCGCTTTGGTGGGTGGTTTGGGCGCTTTATTCGGATTGTGGATGTTATCGCGTCGAAAAAAAGAGGCTGAAACCCAAGAGCGCGGTTGAAATAATAGCCGCCGACCCGATCCAAAAACGTCAATTTCCACACAAAAGTCATAAAATTGACACTGGAATCTTATTCTTGCCATCGGTTTGCCGTCGCTTTTTGCGGCTTAAAGGACAAAAATGCCAAAAAATACGAGCTTCAATGTCTTATCGTGAGCTAAATTTTCCGTTCTGATTTGACATTGTTCTCCAAGCGGGCGTTGTTGCATGGAATAGATTTTGAACGGAATCCGGTCTTTGATGCTCAACTATTGTGTTTCAACTTTGAGACGGACGGATTTCGGGCGTGGTGTTTACAGCATGCGGTTATAGACACTGCATCCAAGTATAACTTCCGTCTTCTGATTGGCGACATTGCGTGATCTCAGCGTTGAATCGTTTATTGATTTATAATTGCCTATAGCGTTTTCTACTTTCGCTCGTTTCCCATACTTGGTAAGAGGTTCTGTCGCAAACTTTTCATGCCTGATGATCCGTGCAAGGGATTGTACCGATTTCAGATCGAAGCGAGGCATTAATCATGGTCGATTTCAAGGGGACGCATTCCCCAAAAGTGTGATCATGTATGCCGTATTCTTTTACGTTCGTTACCCGGTTTCCTATCGTGATCTTCAAGAAATAATGGCTGAACATGGCGTAGAGATTGACTATGCAACATTGAACTGATGGGTTGTTAAATACGCGCCGGAGATTGCGGCTCAGGCGCAAAGACGTAAACGCCCAACACTTGGTTCATGGCGGGTTGACGCGACATATGTAAAGGTCAAAGGGGAATGGACCTATCTGTATCGAGCTGTTGATCGAGACGGACAAACCCTTGACTTCATGCTGTCTGAGCGCCGAAATCTCGACGCTGCATGACGGTTCTTTAGGCAAGCCATCGCAAGCAATGGTATTCCAAACGAGATTGTTATTGATAAAAGCGGGGCTAATTTGGCTGGTGCGCTGGCTATAAACAATATCATGAAAATTACGGGTGCGGATAAGCTGATTGAACTCCTAAAGGTTACATACCTGAACAATATCCTTCAACAGGGTCATCGCTTCATCAAGCGGATCACCAAACATATGTTAGGCTTCAAAAGCCTTCATTCAGCTTCTGCTACCATTGCTGGGATCGAAGTAGCACATATGGTCCGTAAGAACCAATTCGCAAACGACAATTGTTCGCCATTCGTGTTGTTCGCGGAGAACGCTGCATAATCACGTCCAGCGATAAGCTTGTTCTTAGCCTACTGAAAAGTTTGCGACAAAGCCCGGAGGCCGCGGTGGTTAAGGTTTTAGCGCTCTGTCCATTACGCTTCTATTATCAAAAGACCACGCAGGATCGTGTTGGTAATTGTTTTGGCCGCATTTGCGTAGTCGGCTTCAATAAGTTGATTGACATCAAGTGCATCACAGGCAAGAGCTTCAAACTCGACATAAAATTGGGTTGCCGACCAGAGCAGAATGAATAGATGTCGCGCATCGACAGGCACGATTTTGCCCGATGCAGCCCATGCATTAATGACGCGTGCCTTTTCGGCGGTGACTTTTCGCATATGTTCACGCGCATCTTTGGAGAGGTGTTCTGCACCTTGCAAAATTTCATTGGCAAACAAGCGCGTTTCGGCTGCATTTTCCCATGCATGATTAAGCTTGGCACGAACATAAGCTTCTATCGCTTCCGCCGGTTCACGGTCTGCTGAAATGTGCCTGAAGGCATCATCCCAGCTGTGAATCAGCCGGTCGATTGCTGCGTTGTAAATCTCTTCCTTTGACGAGAAATAGTAATAAACATTCCCTTTTGGCAGTCCCGAAGCTTTGGCAATTTCAACAATACGCGCACCATCAAGCCCCTTGCGAGAAAAAATCTCAACAGCGGCTGTCAGTATCCTGAGAACGTTTCGCGCTCTGATCGGCTCATCAGAAGTCACCTGATTTCCAGGCTCCATTTCCACCGATCTGCTATGTTCTGCCATTGGTTATCCCATTGTTTTCAAGTATTTTTCCAAGATTAATCATCCCGGTCAGACACGCGCGCATCCACTGGTCTACTCATACGACAGTAAGAGACCAAAGGAATCGAGTTGCCAATAAAAAAGAAGTTGACAAGATGGTCAACTTCTTTTCATAAAAAGCTGACAAAACGGTCAGGTTCTTGGAGCGGCCTGACCACCGCAACCTTGGGGAGGGTGCGAATGACTATGCGGTTAAAAACTGCGATGGAGGAATTTCTGTCGGATTGGCCCGCCGATCTGCCAGAGTCATGGCGCGCACTTCTCGGCAATGTTGCCCTTGATTTTGATGGCATTGCGCCAGAACTTGAGTTGGAAATCTGGGAGCCGATTTTTCCGGTTCGCCGTGGCAAACACTTTCCGGGAATGCCGGTCGGTGCGCATTATTTGCGCGCCTTTGATGATATTTCGCCTGATGATGTTCGCTGCGTCGTTCTCGGTCAGGACCCTTATCCTGAACCCGGCTTTGCCACCGGACGAGCATTTGAAGCGGGCAATCTGGCTGGTTGGAGCGAACTCAACAAGATGTTCTCCAAAAGCATCCGCGCATACACGCAGCAGATCGCTGCCGCGCGCACCGGAGATTTATCTTATGCACGCAGTTTTGCCGACTGGCCGAAGACTTTGCATGCGATTGAAAGTGGCGCTGTTGAGCTGGAGCATCCTTCCGGCATTGCTGATCGCTGGGTGAGTGAGGGTGCCTTGCTTCTCAATGCCTCTCTTACGCTCACGCGCTTCCGGGTCGATGTGGATGCGCATCAGTCTCAGGGGCATCTCGTTCTCTGGCGCCCCCTGATTGTAGAAACGTTACGCGCGCTTGCTGCACGCGGAAAACCGGTAGTGTTTCTGGGCTTTGGTGATGCGGCTGCAGAGGCGCTTAAACTGGCAGGCATTGACGAAACCATCGGTGGCAACCTGCACTGCGTTCTGCGCGATCATCCCGCATTTGCGGAGCGTGTGCTTTCCCGACCTAATCCGTTCATTCTCTGCAACGATTTTCTAGAGGAGATGGGTGCTCAACCCATCGCTTGGTAACATGGCCGCAAAGAAAACATTCGATTACATCATCATCGGTGCGGGCTCGGCGGGCTGCGTGCTGGCCAACCGGCTTTCTGCTGATTCGGCCAATAGGGTCCTGTTGCTGGAAGCTGGCGGAAAAGACCTCAATCCGCTGTTCCGCCTTCCTATGTTGATGGGAAAGCTGTTTCATTCGGGCATTTACAACTGGCATTATCACACTGAGCCCGAACCGCACCTCAATGATCGCTCGCTCTATTGGCCGCGCGGTAAAGTGCTTGGGGGCACATCGACCATCAACGGCATGATTTATGTGCGTGGTAACCGTCATGATTATGATCGCTGGTCACAGATGGGCGCGACAGGCTGGTCCTATGATGAAGTGCTGCCCGCATTTCTTCGTTCCGAAACCCATGTGCAGCGCAAGGATGCCTTCCACAACACAAAAGGCGAACTGACTGTTTGCCGTGCGCGCGGCTGGAATAGTTTGCTGAATGTTTTCAACAAAGCAGGCGAACAGGCCGGTTATCCGCTCAATGATGATTTTAATGGTGAAGAGCAGGAGGGCTTTGGCCGCTACAACTTCACCATCGCCAAGGGGAAGCGCTGTTCGACGGCTTATGCTTTCCTGCGCCCGGCTAAAAAGCGGTCAAACCTCACCATTATCACGCGCGCTCATACGCGGCGTATTCTGATTGAAAATGGTCGGGCTGTTGGCGTTGAGTACAGCCGCAAGGGAAAAGTGGCCAGGGTCCATGCTGACTGCGAGGTTATCCTGTCGGCGGGTGTGGTCAATTCTCCGCAAATCCTGATGCTGTCCGGTATTGGTGCAGCAAGTGAGCTCGCAGAACATGGCATCAAAGTCGTAAAAGACCTTCCCGGTGTTGGCAAAAACCTTCAGGATCATGTCGATTGCGTCATGGCCTATGAATGCCCCGAACCGGTTACGCTTTATTCCGATCTGCGCGCCGATAAACTTACATGGTCCGTTATTCAGGGTATGCTGTTTGGGGAAGGTATCACCACAACGTTCCCTTATGAGGCAGGCGCGTTTGTCAAATCACGTACCGATCTGGCAGCACCTGACATTCAGCTTCATTTCATGCCTGCGCTTGAAAAAACTGCAAATCTCCACTTTCCAAACCCGTTCAAAAAAGAGCGCGTTGAAGCCAATCATGGCTTCTCGCTGCGTGTTGGCCCGGTCAATCCAGAAAGCCGTGGCCAGATTAGTCTGCGTTCCGCTGACCCGATGGATCGCCCGCGCATCAATGCCAATTACTTGCAAACCGAGTTCGACATTCGCACCATGATCAATGCAATCCGCCTGACGCGCGATGTGATCAAGCAAAAAGCGTTCGATAAATATCGCGGTAAGGAATTAGCGCCGGGTCCGGCGGTTGAAAGCGATGCTGAGCTGACCAAATGGCTGCGCGCCAACGCGATGACCACCTTTCATCCCGTTGGCACTTGCAAGATGGGTAACGACCCAATGGCCGTGGTTGATGCACGGCTGAAAGTTCACGGCGTGCAAGGTCTGCGTGTGGCAGACGCGTCAATCATGCCAATCATTTCGAGTGGCAACACAAACGCTCCCGCTATCATGATCGGAGAGCGCGCTGCTGAATTCATTTTAGAGGAGGCATCCCTGTGATCGTCGAACATCGCACATATACTTTCAAACCCGGTACGGTCGATGGCTGGCTCAAGAAATATGAGACAGAAGGTTTGCCAATACAAAAGCGGCATCTCAATACGTTTCTCGGCCTTTATGTCAGCGAGATCGGGCATCTGCATCGCACGGTGCTGATGTGGCGCTATGACAGTCTTGCTGATCGCGAAGCACGACGCGCCGCGATGTATGCCGACCCTGAATGGCAGACATTCATCGCTGGGGTTTGGGCACTCGATGCTATCCAGACGCAGGATGTGATGATTATGAACCCGGCTTCATTTTCGCCGGGCACTTAAAAACAAAAGCCTAAGGGCGACGCACAGTCGCCCCAATAATAACTCGGATAATGAACTTCCAGAGCAAGGAAATGGGAACATGACGAACAAAAAATCAAACGAAATCGATATTCTGCGTCAAGCAATCGATCGCAGAAGCTTCCTGAAGACATCTGCTGGATTGGCTGCCTTCAGTATAACCAGTGGTTTGATGACCGCTGCATCTTTTGCGGTGGGTGGCCTCGTCGCACTGGTACATACGCAAGCGGCAGGTGACGCCAGTGCTGTGGACTCGATGATCGCCAAGCTCAAGCAGCTTTCCGAAGAACAGGGCTTTCAGTATCGTGCCGTTTACGCGCAGGACCCTGCTACCTACGAAACCATCTTCCGCACTTTGGGCGACGCGGGTGCTACCGTAATCGTTTCAACATTCAATGAAGTGGCGGAACCATTCAAAGCGCTTGCTCCCTCCTATCCGAATACAAAATGGGTTCAGCTTTTTGCTGATCCGTTTGAACCGGCAATTCCGAATGTCGTCACGGTTTCCTATGACTATTATCTCGGTTGCTATCTGTCCGGCATTTTCGCAGCGCGTCTGAGCAAAACCGGCAAGCTCGGCTTTATTGGCGGCGTGTCTATTCCACCGATCAATGCCGACTATAACGCATTCAAGGCTGGCGCATTGTCTGTTCGGCCTGATGCATCGGTTGCCGTTGCTTTTGCAGGCTCATTTCAGGACCCGGCGAAGGGACAGGAAATTGCCACGCAGATGTATTCAAG
This DNA window, taken from Brucella pseudogrignonensis, encodes the following:
- a CDS encoding BMP family ABC transporter substrate-binding protein; amino-acid sequence: MDRRSFLKTSAGLAAFSITSGLMTAASFAVGGLVALVHTQAAGDASAVDSMIAKLKQLSEEQGFQYRAVYAQDPATYETIFRTLGDAGATVIVSTFNEVAEPFKALAPSYPNTKWVQLFADPFEPAIPNVVTVSYDYYLGCYLSGIFAARLSKTGKLGFIGGVSIPPINADYNAFKAGALSVRPDASVAVAFAGSFQDPAKGQEIATQMYSSGIDFIQTDAAATDFGIIAAAKEGEGRLVSVLDPAQFPQGPKNVISIVGLDFGTSLYNEVKKANGSDFAGGTHEHTGLGTGVIDFILSPLFAQEGPADLVAKAKEVEPEIAAARAAILDGSLKVPFNTTL